From the Flavobacteriales bacterium genome, one window contains:
- a CDS encoding ATP-grasp domain-containing protein, with protein sequence MFIENALRYDARVHVLDPDPQCPCAGIAEHFVQGSFADHDTVLRFVQDADVVGIEIEHVSVSALDAARAMGKRVIPDPSVLRTIQDKGAQKLFYRDHGIPTAPFRLVDGRAALLAAPPTFPAFLKARTGGYDGKGVMALHGPEDLARAFEAPAVVEEQVSVALELAVLVVRDAKGNTLAYDPVEMVFDPRYNLVDHLRAPARLDAVTLDHARKLAVRVADAFSAPGLYAVELFLTTDGALLVNETAPRAHNSGHHTIEACASSQFDQLLRLYLDLPIGDARLRAHAAMVNLVGEGGRGEPVLNGLSDIVHVPGSFVHLYGKRETRDGRKMGHVTLLAGDHDALDQGIAVTRLHGRVVSAAPNATSTPTRT encoded by the coding sequence ATGTTCATCGAGAACGCCCTGCGGTACGACGCGCGGGTGCATGTGCTCGACCCCGACCCACAGTGTCCGTGCGCCGGCATCGCTGAGCATTTCGTGCAGGGATCCTTCGCCGATCACGACACGGTACTGCGTTTCGTGCAAGACGCCGATGTGGTGGGCATCGAGATCGAGCATGTGAGCGTGTCCGCCTTGGACGCGGCGCGCGCCATGGGTAAGCGCGTGATCCCCGATCCGTCGGTGCTGCGCACCATCCAGGACAAGGGCGCTCAAAAGCTGTTCTATCGGGACCACGGCATCCCCACCGCACCGTTCCGGCTGGTGGACGGGCGCGCCGCGCTGCTCGCCGCACCGCCCACCTTCCCGGCGTTCCTGAAGGCGCGGACCGGCGGCTATGATGGCAAGGGGGTGATGGCACTGCATGGGCCGGAGGACCTCGCACGCGCCTTCGAAGCACCGGCCGTCGTGGAGGAGCAGGTGTCCGTGGCGCTGGAGCTTGCGGTATTGGTGGTGCGTGATGCGAAGGGCAACACGCTGGCGTACGACCCGGTGGAGATGGTGTTCGACCCGCGCTACAACCTGGTGGACCACCTTCGTGCACCGGCCCGTCTGGACGCCGTGACCCTGGACCACGCGCGGAAGCTGGCCGTTCGGGTGGCGGATGCCTTCAGCGCTCCGGGGCTTTATGCCGTCGAGCTGTTCCTCACCACGGACGGCGCCCTGCTCGTGAACGAGACCGCACCCCGCGCGCACAATTCAGGCCATCATACCATCGAAGCCTGCGCGAGCAGCCAGTTCGACCAGCTGCTTCGGCTCTACCTCGACCTGCCCATCGGTGACGCCCGGCTTCGGGCCCATGCGGCCATGGTGAACCTGGTGGGTGAAGGCGGTCGTGGTGAGCCGGTGCTGAACGGGCTCTCCGACATCGTGCATGTGCCGGGCTCCTTCGTGCATCTGTATGGCAAGCGTGAAACGCGCGACGGCCGGAAGATGGGCCATGTGACCCTGCTGGCCGGGGACCACGACGCACTGGACCAAGGCATCGCCGTCACCCGCCTGCACGGGCGCGTGGTGTCGGCCGCTCCGAACGCGACCTCAACACCCACACGGACATGA
- a CDS encoding outer membrane beta-barrel protein, giving the protein MSHRKAATLALILTVAGATAQRSAIGVKGGVVLSTARSELVRYGLVPGATLGPYAALGVSDRIELQPELLVSLQGASYLVGEDEARWVDRHLYAQLPVSVKFFVSNTFNLHMGGQLGWLLLARTETVEEARTTTDRFVPLDAGIIAGLGLDLIGGTDLTLRYYGGVTPTLAQDSTVYPRNNTLQFTVGYRFKPFKRRPARRR; this is encoded by the coding sequence ATGAGTCACCGGAAGGCAGCCACCCTCGCCCTGATCCTGACCGTTGCGGGGGCCACCGCCCAACGATCGGCGATCGGCGTCAAAGGTGGCGTGGTGCTGAGCACCGCCCGGTCCGAACTGGTGCGGTACGGGCTGGTGCCGGGTGCTACGCTCGGCCCCTACGCGGCGTTGGGCGTGAGCGACCGGATCGAACTGCAGCCCGAGCTTCTCGTGAGCCTGCAAGGCGCCTCCTACCTGGTGGGTGAGGATGAGGCCCGGTGGGTGGACCGCCATCTGTACGCCCAGCTTCCGGTATCGGTGAAGTTCTTCGTGAGCAACACGTTCAACCTGCACATGGGCGGCCAGCTGGGCTGGTTGCTGTTGGCGCGCACGGAGACCGTGGAGGAAGCCCGCACCACCACCGATCGCTTCGTGCCCCTCGATGCCGGTATCATCGCCGGGCTCGGCCTGGACCTGATCGGTGGTACGGACCTGACACTGCGCTACTATGGCGGTGTGACCCCGACACTGGCCCAGGACAGCACCGTCTACCCGCGCAACAACACGCTTCAGTTCACCGTGGGGTACCGGTTCAAGCCGTTCAAGCGTCGGCCTGCCCGCCGGCGCTGA
- a CDS encoding class I SAM-dependent methyltransferase produces the protein MEPLHQDRSVFDAEFVHNRIGLVQRRAIWAYLEALLRNPGMHVLELNTGDATDAVHLARQGHRVIATDQSPELIRQARERVRQYGLEDRILLELLPRTGLHGQVWPMLFDLVLSDMGGLNQYDEDDLVAMIHAVAERIRPGGRFVAVIQPDRCIRETLHHLLRFQWREAFQRGQQRAELAGLSGTGVVRWNHAPATVERLTAPWFRTVNIRPVGLFVPPTHLVHRYGHRPKALDRLSRLDELVAGWRWTARYADHYLIDLERRR, from the coding sequence ATGGAGCCCCTGCACCAGGACCGTTCCGTGTTCGACGCCGAGTTCGTGCACAACCGCATCGGGCTGGTGCAGCGCCGCGCCATCTGGGCCTACCTGGAAGCCCTGCTCCGCAACCCCGGCATGCATGTGCTGGAGCTGAACACGGGCGACGCCACCGACGCCGTGCACCTGGCCCGACAGGGCCATCGGGTGATCGCCACCGACCAGAGCCCCGAGCTGATCCGCCAGGCCCGGGAGCGCGTCCGTCAATACGGGCTGGAGGACCGCATCCTGCTTGAACTGTTGCCGAGGACCGGGCTGCACGGACAGGTGTGGCCGATGCTCTTCGACCTAGTGCTGTCCGACATGGGCGGTCTGAACCAGTATGACGAGGACGACCTGGTGGCGATGATCCATGCCGTGGCCGAACGGATCCGCCCCGGCGGGCGCTTCGTGGCCGTGATCCAGCCCGATCGATGCATCCGGGAGACCCTGCATCACCTCCTGCGGTTCCAGTGGCGGGAAGCGTTCCAACGCGGGCAACAGCGCGCGGAGCTCGCCGGCCTGAGCGGCACGGGGGTGGTGCGCTGGAACCATGCGCCGGCGACCGTGGAGCGGCTTACCGCGCCGTGGTTCCGCACCGTGAACATCCGACCGGTGGGTCTGTTCGTACCTCCCACGCACCTGGTGCACCGGTACGGGCATCGGCCCAAGGCGCTCGATCGCTTGTCCCGCCTGGATGAGCTGGTGGCCGGATGGCGTTGGACCGCGCGATATGCCGACCACTACCTGATCGACCTGGAACGCCGGCGTTGA
- a CDS encoding ribulose-phosphate 3-epimerase encodes MPHILAPSLLSADFTDLRAAVALVNDSPAQWLHLDVMDGVFVPNISYGIPVVKAIRPLTRKVFDTHLMIVDPDRYITAFKEAGADVLTVHLEACTHLHRTVQAIKAQGMKAGVSINPHTPASALESILPDLDLVLVMSVNPGFGGQRFIEGTYRKLDALRELRQRTGSSALIEVDGGVGTDNHRRLVDHGADVLVAGNSVFGAADPRAAITTLLS; translated from the coding sequence ATGCCGCACATCCTCGCCCCTTCCCTGCTCTCGGCCGACTTCACCGACCTGCGCGCCGCCGTCGCGCTCGTGAACGACAGCCCGGCGCAATGGCTGCACCTCGATGTGATGGACGGTGTCTTCGTGCCCAACATCAGCTACGGCATCCCGGTCGTCAAGGCCATCCGACCGCTCACCCGGAAGGTGTTCGACACGCACCTGATGATCGTGGACCCCGACCGCTACATCACGGCGTTCAAAGAGGCCGGTGCGGACGTGCTCACCGTTCACCTGGAGGCCTGCACCCACCTGCACCGCACGGTGCAGGCCATCAAGGCCCAGGGGATGAAGGCCGGGGTATCGATCAATCCCCACACGCCGGCATCGGCCCTGGAGTCCATCCTGCCCGACCTGGACCTGGTGCTCGTGATGAGCGTGAACCCGGGCTTCGGCGGGCAACGCTTCATCGAAGGCACCTACCGCAAACTGGACGCCCTGCGTGAGCTGCGCCAGCGGACCGGCTCCAGCGCCTTGATCGAGGTGGATGGCGGCGTGGGCACGGACAACCACCGCAGGCTGGTGGACCATGGCGCGGACGTGCTCGTGGCGGGCAACAGCGTGTTCGGGGCCGCGGACCCGCGAGCGGCCATCACCACCCTGCTCTCCTGA
- a CDS encoding RNA polymerase sigma factor RpoD/SigA, with product MRQLKITKQVTNRDTPSLDKYLTEIGKVKLITAEEEVELARRIKEGDNDALEALCKANLRFVVSVSKQYQGQGLSLPDLISEGNLGLIKAAKRFDETRGFKFISYAVWWIRQQILQSLAEQARIVRLPLNKIGSINKINKAFAKLEQEHERPPTAHELAEVLEMTLEEVKTSLNNTGKHLSMDAPLREGEDSGTMLDLMKNQDLPDPEEALMTDSLRLEIERSLDALSSREADVIRLYFGLKGNQPHTLEEIGQKFDLTRERVRQIKEKAIRRLKHTGRSRTLRAYLG from the coding sequence ATGCGGCAATTGAAGATCACCAAACAGGTGACCAACCGGGACACGCCGTCCCTGGACAAGTACCTGACGGAGATCGGGAAAGTGAAGTTGATCACGGCCGAAGAGGAGGTGGAGCTCGCCCGCCGCATCAAGGAAGGTGACAATGACGCCCTGGAGGCGCTCTGCAAGGCCAACCTGCGCTTCGTGGTGAGCGTTTCCAAACAGTATCAGGGGCAGGGCCTCAGCCTGCCCGACCTGATCAGCGAAGGCAACCTCGGCCTGATCAAGGCGGCCAAGCGCTTCGATGAGACGCGCGGCTTCAAGTTCATCAGCTATGCCGTATGGTGGATCCGTCAGCAGATCCTGCAAAGCCTCGCCGAACAGGCCCGCATCGTCCGTCTGCCGCTCAACAAGATCGGCTCGATCAACAAGATCAACAAGGCCTTCGCCAAGCTGGAGCAGGAGCACGAGCGGCCGCCCACCGCGCATGAACTGGCCGAAGTGCTGGAGATGACCCTCGAAGAGGTGAAGACCAGCCTGAACAACACCGGCAAGCACCTGAGCATGGACGCCCCGTTGCGTGAAGGCGAGGACAGCGGCACCATGCTGGACCTCATGAAGAACCAGGACCTGCCCGACCCCGAGGAGGCGCTGATGACCGACAGCCTGCGGCTCGAGATCGAACGCAGCCTGGACGCGCTGAGCAGCCGCGAAGCCGATGTGATCCGCCTCTACTTCGGGCTGAAGGGCAACCAGCCGCACACCCTGGAGGAGATCGGCCAGAAGTTCGACCTGACACGCGAACGCGTGCGCCAGATCAAAGAAAAGGCCATCCGCCGACTGAAGCATACGGGCCGTTCGCGCACCCTGCGCGCCTACCTGGGCTGA
- a CDS encoding polyribonucleotide nucleotidyltransferase: MRPQGISKTIDLGDGRPITIETGILAKQADGSVTVRMGDTILLATVVATKEAREGIDFLPLQVEYREKFSAAGRFPGGFFKRENRPSDHEILVSRLVDRALRPLFPDDFHGDTQVQIMLMSHDKKNHSDSLACLAGAAALAVSDIPFDGPVSEVRVARINGRLVINPDMAEVVNADLDLIVAATERDILMVEGEMNEVQEADMIEAIKVAHDAIKVHCKVLNELAAAVDKSHVKRTYEHEKNNAEVEKKIFDFCYQRYYDLALQPSGKEERSAKFGAVKEECLASLTDEEKADKAMLGRYFKKVQKKAVRNVVLDKGVRLDGRKTTEIRPIWCEIDLLPGTHGSAVFTRGETQAINTVTLGSSMDEQTVDLATEKSSKSFMLHYNFPSFSTGEVKPIRGPGRREVGHGNLAQRALQPMIPTAPDNPYTIRLNCDVLESNGSSSMATVCSGTLALMDAGVKIKAPVSGIAMGMISDGSRHAILSDILGDEDFLGDMDFKICGTAKGITATQMDMKVDGLPYEVLAQALEQARQGRMHILGEMLKTIDKPREDYKPHAPRIITFEVPKESIGPIIGPGGRVIQEIQAETGAHISIDEVEGVGIVEIMSENKASIDAAVARVRAIAFPPQAEIGVNYRGKVKTIMPYGAFVEIFPGTDGLLHVSELDWKRIERVEDVLKEGEVIDFQVVGKDPRTGKLKLSRRVLLPKPEGYVDREPAMEGAGRERRDRGDRPRRDDRPRRDHGGAPPEQN; encoded by the coding sequence ATGAGACCACAAGGCATTTCCAAGACCATCGACCTCGGAGACGGTCGGCCCATCACCATCGAGACCGGCATACTGGCCAAGCAGGCCGACGGCTCAGTGACCGTGCGCATGGGCGACACCATCCTGCTCGCCACCGTGGTGGCCACCAAGGAGGCCCGTGAAGGCATCGACTTCCTGCCCCTGCAGGTGGAGTACCGTGAGAAATTCAGCGCCGCCGGCCGCTTTCCCGGGGGTTTCTTCAAGCGCGAGAACCGCCCCAGCGACCACGAGATCCTCGTGAGCCGCCTGGTGGACCGCGCCCTGCGCCCCTTGTTCCCCGATGACTTCCATGGGGACACGCAGGTGCAGATCATGCTGATGAGCCACGACAAGAAGAACCACAGCGACAGCCTGGCCTGCCTGGCCGGCGCCGCCGCCCTGGCCGTGAGCGACATCCCCTTCGACGGCCCGGTGAGCGAGGTGCGCGTGGCCCGCATCAACGGCCGCCTGGTGATCAACCCCGACATGGCCGAGGTGGTCAATGCCGACCTCGACCTGATCGTGGCCGCCACCGAGCGCGACATCCTGATGGTGGAGGGCGAAATGAACGAGGTGCAGGAAGCCGACATGATCGAGGCCATCAAGGTGGCACACGATGCGATCAAGGTGCACTGCAAGGTGCTGAACGAGCTCGCCGCCGCCGTGGACAAGAGCCATGTGAAGCGCACCTACGAGCACGAGAAGAACAACGCCGAGGTGGAGAAGAAGATCTTCGACTTCTGCTACCAGCGCTACTACGACCTGGCCCTGCAGCCCAGCGGCAAGGAGGAGCGCAGCGCGAAGTTCGGCGCCGTGAAGGAGGAGTGCCTGGCCAGCCTCACCGACGAGGAGAAGGCCGACAAGGCCATGCTGGGCCGCTACTTCAAGAAGGTGCAGAAGAAGGCGGTGCGCAACGTAGTGCTCGACAAGGGCGTGCGCCTCGATGGCCGCAAGACCACCGAGATCCGCCCCATCTGGTGCGAGATCGACCTGCTGCCCGGCACCCACGGCAGCGCCGTGTTCACGCGTGGTGAGACGCAGGCCATCAACACGGTGACCCTGGGCAGCTCGATGGACGAACAGACCGTTGACCTGGCCACCGAGAAGAGCAGCAAGTCCTTCATGCTGCACTACAACTTCCCCAGCTTCAGCACGGGCGAAGTGAAGCCGATCCGCGGCCCCGGCCGTCGTGAAGTGGGCCACGGCAACCTGGCGCAGCGCGCGCTGCAGCCCATGATCCCCACCGCGCCGGACAACCCGTACACCATCCGCCTGAACTGCGACGTGCTCGAGAGCAACGGCTCCAGTTCCATGGCCACCGTGTGCAGCGGCACCCTGGCCCTGATGGACGCCGGCGTGAAGATCAAGGCCCCGGTGAGCGGCATCGCCATGGGCATGATCAGCGACGGCAGCCGCCACGCTATCCTCAGCGACATCCTCGGCGACGAGGATTTCCTGGGCGACATGGACTTCAAGATCTGCGGTACCGCCAAGGGGATCACCGCCACCCAGATGGACATGAAGGTCGACGGCCTGCCGTACGAAGTGCTGGCTCAGGCCCTCGAGCAGGCGCGCCAGGGCCGCATGCACATCCTCGGCGAGATGCTCAAGACCATCGACAAACCGCGTGAGGACTACAAGCCGCACGCCCCGCGCATCATCACCTTCGAGGTGCCGAAGGAGAGCATCGGACCCATCATCGGCCCGGGCGGCCGCGTGATCCAGGAGATCCAGGCCGAGACCGGCGCGCACATCTCCATCGACGAGGTGGAAGGCGTGGGCATCGTGGAGATCATGAGCGAGAACAAGGCGAGCATCGACGCCGCCGTGGCCCGCGTGCGCGCCATCGCCTTCCCGCCGCAAGCCGAGATCGGCGTGAACTACCGCGGCAAGGTGAAGACCATCATGCCCTACGGTGCGTTCGTGGAGATCTTCCCCGGCACCGACGGCCTGCTGCACGTGAGCGAGCTGGACTGGAAGCGCATCGAGCGCGTGGAGGACGTGCTGAAGGAGGGCGAGGTGATCGACTTCCAGGTGGTGGGCAAGGACCCGCGCACCGGCAAGTTGAAGCTGAGCCGCCGTGTGCTGCTGCCCAAGCCCGAAGGCTACGTGGACCGCGAACCCGCCATGGAAGGCGCCGGCCGCGAGCGTCGGGACCGCGGTGACCGTCCCCGCCGGGACGACCGCCCGCGCCGCGACCACGGTGGTGCGCCTCCCGAGCAGAACTGA
- the rpsO gene encoding 30S ribosomal protein S15 gives MYLTKEAKREIFKKHGGTEMNTGAAESQIALFTKRIDHLTGHLKANKKDHATEMALMGLVGKRKQLLNYLKEQHLERYRAIIQELGLRK, from the coding sequence ATGTACCTGACGAAAGAGGCCAAGCGCGAGATCTTCAAGAAGCACGGTGGCACCGAGATGAACACCGGAGCGGCCGAGAGCCAGATCGCGCTCTTCACCAAGCGCATCGACCACCTGACCGGGCACCTGAAGGCCAACAAGAAGGACCACGCCACGGAGATGGCCCTGATGGGCCTGGTGGGCAAGCGCAAACAGCTCCTGAACTACCTGAAGGAGCAGCATTTGGAGCGCTACCGCGCCATCATTCAGGAGCTTGGGCTACGCAAGTGA
- a CDS encoding acetyl-CoA carboxylase carboxyltransferase subunit beta, which yields MGWFTRTKEGITTSTEEKKETPEGLWYKCPECDEIMTSEDHENNLWVCGKCEHNEKIGSEEYFAILFDDQKYTELHADLVAGDPLKFEDTKRYTDRLQKTRTDTGLNDALRAAEGKLDKRMVVIACMDFRFIGGSMGSVVGEKIALAADQAMKRKCPLIIISKSGGARMMEAGFSLMQMAKTSAKLTQLAAKRLPYISVLTDPTTGGVTASFAMLGDLNIAEPKALIGFAGPRVVKETIGTDLPKGFQTSEFVLEHGFLDKIVPRKDLKARLSQFITFFQA from the coding sequence ATGGGCTGGTTCACACGCACCAAGGAAGGCATCACCACCTCCACCGAGGAGAAGAAGGAGACGCCTGAGGGGCTCTGGTACAAGTGCCCGGAATGCGACGAGATCATGACCTCGGAGGATCACGAGAACAACCTCTGGGTCTGTGGCAAGTGCGAGCACAACGAGAAGATCGGCAGTGAGGAGTATTTCGCCATCCTCTTCGACGACCAGAAGTACACCGAACTGCACGCCGACCTGGTGGCCGGTGACCCGCTGAAGTTCGAGGACACCAAGCGCTACACCGACCGTCTACAGAAGACCCGCACGGACACCGGGCTCAACGATGCGTTGCGGGCGGCGGAGGGCAAGCTGGATAAGCGGATGGTGGTGATCGCCTGCATGGATTTCCGCTTCATCGGCGGAAGCATGGGCAGTGTGGTCGGGGAGAAGATCGCCCTGGCGGCCGACCAGGCCATGAAGCGCAAGTGCCCGCTCATCATCATCAGCAAGAGCGGTGGCGCGCGCATGATGGAGGCCGGTTTCAGCCTGATGCAGATGGCCAAGACCAGCGCCAAGCTCACCCAATTGGCGGCCAAGCGCCTGCCATACATCAGTGTGCTCACCGACCCTACCACCGGCGGTGTGACGGCCAGTTTCGCCATGCTCGGCGACCTGAACATCGCCGAACCGAAAGCGCTGATCGGCTTCGCCGGCCCCCGGGTGGTGAAGGAGACCATCGGCACCGATCTGCCCAAGGGCTTCCAGACCAGCGAGTTCGTCCTGGAGCACGGCTTCCTGGACAAGATCGTACCCCGCAAAGACCTGAAGGCCAGGCTTTCGCAGTTCATCACCTTCTTTCAGGCCTGA
- a CDS encoding class I fructose-bisphosphate aldolase, producing MPTATKTARIEELLGQDADRLLGHRCTTIGKDQLNLPGPDFVDRCFVGSNRSPQVLRSLQALYGTGRLAHTGYMSILPVDQGIEHSAAASFAPNPIYFDGENIVKLAIEGGCNAVASTYGVLGSVARKYAHRIPFIVKINHNELMTLPNKFDQVLFGTVESAWDMGAVAVGATIYFGSDESTRQLTEIAEAFQLAHELGMATILWCYLRNPGFKKDGVDYHTAADLTAQANHLGVTIQADIIKQKLPEVNGGYNVLSGYGKTHKKVYSDLTTDHPIDLCRYQVANCYMGRIGLINSGGASSGESDLAEAVRTAVINKRAGGQGLISGRKAFQRPMGEGIQLLNAIQDVYLDKKVTIA from the coding sequence ATGCCCACCGCCACCAAGACCGCCCGCATCGAAGAACTCCTCGGCCAGGACGCCGACCGCCTGCTCGGACACCGTTGCACCACCATCGGCAAGGACCAGCTCAACCTGCCCGGTCCCGATTTCGTGGACCGCTGTTTCGTGGGCAGCAACCGGAGCCCCCAGGTGCTGCGCAGCCTGCAGGCCCTGTATGGGACGGGGCGCCTGGCCCACACCGGGTACATGAGCATCCTGCCGGTGGACCAGGGCATCGAGCACAGCGCCGCCGCAAGCTTCGCCCCGAACCCCATCTACTTCGACGGGGAGAACATCGTGAAGCTCGCGATCGAGGGCGGCTGCAACGCAGTGGCCAGCACTTACGGGGTGCTCGGGAGCGTGGCCCGCAAATACGCCCACCGCATCCCCTTCATCGTGAAGATCAACCATAACGAGCTGATGACCCTGCCGAACAAGTTCGACCAGGTGCTCTTCGGCACCGTGGAGAGCGCGTGGGACATGGGCGCCGTGGCCGTGGGTGCCACCATCTACTTCGGCAGCGATGAAAGCACGCGGCAGCTCACCGAGATCGCCGAGGCCTTCCAGCTCGCCCATGAACTGGGCATGGCCACCATCCTGTGGTGCTACCTGCGGAATCCCGGCTTCAAGAAGGACGGCGTCGATTACCACACCGCTGCCGACCTGACCGCACAGGCCAACCACCTCGGTGTCACCATCCAGGCGGACATCATCAAACAGAAGTTGCCCGAGGTGAACGGCGGCTACAACGTGTTGAGCGGATACGGCAAGACCCACAAGAAGGTGTACAGCGACCTGACCACGGACCATCCGATCGACCTGTGCCGATACCAAGTGGCCAACTGCTATATGGGCCGCATCGGCCTGATCAACAGCGGTGGTGCAAGCAGCGGCGAGAGCGACCTGGCCGAGGCCGTGCGGACCGCGGTGATCAACAAACGCGCCGGGGGCCAGGGTCTCATCAGCGGCCGAAAGGCCTTCCAACGCCCCATGGGCGAAGGCATCCAGTTGCTCAACGCGATCCAGGACGTGTACCTGGACAAGAAGGTCACAATAGCCTAG